A stretch of the Symmachiella macrocystis genome encodes the following:
- a CDS encoding CRTAC1 family protein: MPTQNDDSSHPLRTVLLCGLVLVILLGIGWWVFFKQPAALQIAQPPAVPGVNEALTDAGRLELWQDKERGVGLLENHKYASAIEPLSQLSAALPNDPLGPRDSVIALLLAMETNPATADAARAAVAELENVQPDAVATSILAAKVLAQSGDAAAAIGRLQQATQSSPQELTLWFELGQLQRDSPKPDVRRQATASFQRAFELAPDNLAVLWNLLQSQADSQQADVVETMRSARPLVEPIAPQATEAGVDLLREIDDALRAADVGRTDDLYQHAFIVANVIKAHPFARRDGLRASPHPLAYVLQDFTPEFYANWTKPQPAMDDPGDETRIVVNFAESPALPQLPLQAAVVDFVVADFDLDERSDLIVLLENRIEVYAGGTQAAPWTKICETPVPPGMQHLLTADLDEDVTVDATPETVRCHNTDLDVVVYGTSGAVIFENVLDSTTKLRSLVSIEQTQVFAQTKNISAAVLFDVDHDALLDLVLAGDAGIQVWQNRSGLKFQLLQTLGVDEETPLPQAMAAVDWDRDIDVDVIMAGEKSPAVEILRNHRHGRFSRESLGEEFSQVSPAVALAVLDADGNGSWDIVTAGTSGVTLIRTATLDAGVVREIGVTQISQTAADGVLVWDYDNDGRSDLLAWNRQGLEIFRGEGSGEFLLEEEIIETPLTEIRQCRVDDVNADGDLDLLIATSQGIAIYDNQGGNQNHWLNIRLLAEQEKGGASPDPGGRVNYHGIGSLLELRRGDQYIPQIVSGQVTHFGLGPQPQVERVRIVWANGFPQNIMAPEADAHICDQKLLLGSCPYLYTWNGEEFVFATDLCWAAPLGLKFADDVYAPSRAWEYLKVDGDQLQPRDGSYQLQVTEELWEAAYFDRISLIAIDHPADVDVFTNEKVGPASMAEHKIHTVRNPRSPVAAHDKRGHDLLSDLSVIDGHFAKPFEQRIKQGLVEDHYLELDLGDLSGAKQIMLYLTGWVYPTDTSLNIRLSRNDQLPSPQSPSLWVPDAEGTWQQTMPYTGFPGGKTKTIAINISDAFLTDDFRLRLATNMEFYWDAVFVTTDEPPAEIRTTELTLQSADLHYRGYSEIEHPTGYGPDRYLYGRLQKDFSWPPMRGHFTRYGDVSELLTATDDRMAIIGSGDEMTLKFALPPNAPPLGWKRDFVMHNVGWDKDANLNTAFGQDVAPLPFNAMSGYPYPDDERYPLTPANRAYLLKYQTRVQDWNQFWRVVPGISPR; the protein is encoded by the coding sequence ATGCCTACACAGAACGACGATTCGTCTCACCCCCTACGCACCGTGTTGTTGTGCGGTTTAGTCCTTGTCATTTTGCTGGGCATTGGCTGGTGGGTCTTCTTCAAGCAGCCGGCCGCCCTCCAGATAGCCCAACCACCAGCCGTGCCCGGTGTCAACGAGGCTTTAACCGATGCCGGCAGGTTGGAGTTGTGGCAAGACAAAGAGCGGGGAGTGGGATTGCTCGAAAACCACAAATACGCCAGCGCCATTGAGCCGCTGTCGCAGCTATCCGCCGCTCTACCGAACGATCCGCTCGGGCCGCGGGATTCGGTGATTGCGCTGTTGTTGGCCATGGAAACCAACCCAGCGACTGCCGACGCAGCCCGAGCCGCCGTAGCAGAGCTAGAAAACGTACAACCCGATGCGGTCGCGACCTCAATCTTGGCGGCAAAGGTGTTGGCACAAAGCGGCGATGCGGCGGCTGCTATCGGGCGGTTGCAACAGGCGACGCAGTCTTCGCCCCAGGAACTGACCCTCTGGTTTGAATTGGGGCAACTGCAGCGCGATTCCCCCAAGCCTGATGTGCGCCGCCAAGCGACGGCGTCGTTTCAACGCGCGTTTGAATTGGCCCCTGACAATCTAGCCGTGTTGTGGAACCTCCTGCAAAGCCAAGCGGATAGCCAACAGGCCGACGTTGTGGAAACCATGCGCTCGGCCCGCCCGTTGGTAGAACCCATTGCCCCACAGGCGACTGAAGCGGGTGTGGATTTGTTGCGCGAGATTGACGATGCGCTGCGAGCAGCGGACGTCGGGCGCACAGACGATTTGTATCAGCATGCGTTCATCGTGGCGAATGTGATCAAGGCGCACCCCTTCGCGCGTCGCGACGGATTGCGGGCTTCGCCCCATCCATTGGCGTACGTCTTGCAGGACTTCACGCCTGAGTTTTACGCGAATTGGACAAAGCCGCAGCCCGCCATGGACGACCCCGGCGACGAAACGCGGATCGTTGTCAATTTCGCCGAATCACCCGCGCTGCCGCAATTGCCGTTGCAGGCCGCTGTCGTCGATTTTGTGGTGGCGGACTTCGATTTGGATGAGCGGAGCGATCTGATCGTGCTGCTCGAAAACCGCATCGAAGTTTATGCAGGTGGTACCCAAGCGGCACCCTGGACGAAAATCTGTGAGACACCGGTGCCGCCCGGCATGCAGCATCTACTCACGGCGGATCTCGATGAAGATGTGACCGTTGATGCGACACCGGAAACGGTCCGTTGTCACAATACGGATCTCGATGTGGTGGTCTATGGCACTTCCGGCGCGGTGATTTTTGAGAATGTGCTGGACAGCACCACGAAACTAAGGTCGCTGGTGAGTATCGAGCAGACACAGGTATTCGCGCAAACTAAGAATATTTCCGCAGCTGTGCTGTTTGATGTCGATCACGACGCGCTATTGGACTTGGTCCTTGCAGGCGACGCGGGAATCCAAGTTTGGCAAAATCGAAGCGGGCTCAAGTTTCAGTTGTTACAGACGCTGGGCGTCGATGAGGAAACCCCGCTTCCGCAGGCAATGGCGGCTGTCGATTGGGATCGCGACATTGATGTCGATGTGATTATGGCCGGTGAAAAATCACCCGCAGTGGAGATCTTGCGGAATCATCGTCACGGACGTTTTTCGCGGGAATCACTGGGGGAAGAGTTTTCTCAAGTTTCGCCGGCCGTGGCCCTTGCCGTCTTAGACGCCGATGGGAATGGATCGTGGGACATTGTGACAGCCGGAACTAGCGGGGTGACCTTGATTCGCACAGCCACGCTCGACGCGGGTGTCGTGCGGGAAATCGGAGTGACTCAGATCTCTCAAACAGCGGCCGACGGTGTGTTGGTTTGGGATTACGACAACGATGGCCGGTCCGACTTGTTGGCGTGGAATCGGCAAGGCTTGGAGATCTTTCGCGGCGAGGGCAGTGGCGAATTTTTATTGGAAGAGGAGATCATTGAAACTCCACTCACCGAAATCCGTCAATGCCGTGTGGATGATGTCAATGCGGACGGTGATCTGGATTTGCTGATCGCCACGTCGCAGGGCATCGCCATTTATGACAACCAAGGGGGCAACCAAAACCACTGGTTGAACATTCGTCTCTTGGCTGAACAGGAAAAGGGCGGGGCGTCGCCCGATCCCGGGGGGCGGGTGAATTATCACGGTATCGGCAGTTTGTTGGAGTTGCGGCGCGGTGATCAATACATCCCGCAAATTGTCAGCGGCCAGGTCACGCACTTTGGCCTCGGTCCGCAACCGCAGGTCGAACGGGTACGGATTGTGTGGGCCAACGGTTTTCCACAGAACATTATGGCCCCCGAGGCGGATGCGCATATTTGTGACCAGAAATTATTGCTTGGATCTTGCCCGTATCTGTACACGTGGAATGGTGAAGAGTTTGTGTTTGCCACCGACCTATGCTGGGCGGCGCCGTTGGGTTTGAAGTTCGCCGACGACGTTTATGCCCCGTCGCGCGCGTGGGAGTATCTGAAGGTAGACGGTGATCAACTGCAGCCGCGCGACGGCAGTTATCAATTGCAGGTCACTGAGGAATTGTGGGAGGCGGCCTATTTCGATCGCATCAGCTTGATTGCCATCGATCATCCCGCGGATGTTGATGTCTTCACCAACGAAAAAGTCGGTCCCGCTTCGATGGCTGAACACAAGATTCATACTGTCCGCAACCCACGCTCACCGGTCGCTGCTCACGACAAGCGGGGCCACGATCTACTGTCCGACTTGAGTGTTATCGACGGTCACTTTGCCAAACCGTTTGAGCAGCGAATCAAGCAAGGGCTTGTGGAAGACCATTATCTGGAACTTGATTTGGGGGACCTTAGCGGGGCGAAGCAGATCATGTTGTACTTGACCGGCTGGGTTTATCCGACCGATACGTCGCTGAATATTCGCTTGTCACGCAATGACCAATTGCCTTCGCCGCAATCCCCGTCTTTGTGGGTTCCGGATGCAGAGGGAACATGGCAGCAAACGATGCCGTATACCGGATTCCCCGGCGGGAAAACGAAAACGATTGCCATCAATATTTCAGACGCGTTTTTGACTGACGACTTTCGCCTGCGGTTAGCCACTAATATGGAATTCTATTGGGATGCTGTGTTCGTCACGACGGATGAACCGCCAGCGGAGATACGGACAACAGAGCTAACGCTGCAATCGGCCGACTTGCACTATCGTGGGTATTCGGAAATCGAACATCCGACCGGTTACGGTCCGGATCGTTATCTTTATGGGCGACTCCAAAAAGATTTTTCTTGGCCCCCGATGCGCGGGCATTTTACGCGGTACGGCGATGTGAGCGAATTGTTAACCGCCACCGACGACCGCATGGCAATCATCGGTAGCGGGGATGAAATGACATTGAAATTTGCGCTCCCCCCAAACGCGCCACCGTTGGGTTGGAAGCGTGATTTTGTGATGCACAACGTCGGCTGGGACAAGGATGCCAATCTGAATACCGCTTTTGGACAAGACGTCGCGCCGCTACCGTTTAACGCCATGAGCGGCTATCCTTATCCGGACGATGAGAGGTATCCCTTAACGCCGGCAAATCGCGCCTACTTGTTGAAATACCAAACCCGCGTCCAGGACTGGAACCAGTTTTGGCGAGTCGTACCCGGCATCTCGCCGCGTTAA
- the greA gene encoding transcription elongation factor GreA, producing MEKQPISREGFDKIREDVRRMEEEEMPFIAEKIAEARAEGDLSENAEYHAQREAQGLLQAKINQLRTKLADSYIVDKSKLPKGIVTFGSVVTIKDLSDDMEEKYEFVGPGEDDYTGEIMKILTSSPLATALMGKKPGDKVEVPLPKGTAEYEVVAIDDADD from the coding sequence ATGGAGAAACAACCGATTTCGCGTGAGGGTTTTGACAAAATCCGCGAGGATGTTCGGCGTATGGAAGAGGAAGAAATGCCTTTCATTGCCGAAAAAATCGCCGAAGCCCGCGCCGAAGGGGATTTGAGTGAAAACGCGGAGTACCATGCGCAGCGGGAAGCCCAAGGGCTCCTGCAGGCCAAGATCAATCAACTGCGCACAAAACTCGCCGATTCCTATATCGTTGATAAAAGCAAATTGCCCAAGGGGATCGTCACGTTCGGCTCGGTGGTGACAATCAAAGACCTTTCCGACGACATGGAAGAAAAGTACGAATTCGTCGGCCCCGGCGAAGACGACTATACCGGTGAGATTATGAAAATCCTCACTAGTAGTCCGTTGGCAACCGCGCTCATGGGGAAAAAACCGGGCGACAAAGTCGAAGTCCCGCTTCCCAAAGGGACAGCGGAATACGAAGTCGTCGCGATCGATGACGCTGACGACTAG
- a CDS encoding dihydrodipicolinate synthase family protein, with product MSPDFRPSEMIRPQRKLTGISAILLPFTEAGEVDWTALQAHILRTAETGLMPAVNMDTGFLNLIDEPTKLRVLEITREVLHGAPFCAGAYSADEPGAAWCADEYLRQMELIQQHGGMPVIFQSYGLTGQAPAEIVAAYEQLAASCDRFLAFELTEDLLPFGKTYDLETYAALLKIPQCVGAKHSSFRREPEWQRLKLRDELRPDFKVYTGNDLAIDMVMYGSDYLLGLSTFGPDYFARRDAYWLAGDARFYELNDWLQYLGMFAFRDPSPAYKHSAAQFLKLRGWIPCDNTCPGSPTRPDSDVPVLAEIMQKLDALIA from the coding sequence ATGTCGCCCGATTTTCGTCCGTCTGAAATGATTCGACCGCAGCGGAAGCTGACCGGAATCTCCGCAATCTTGCTGCCGTTCACCGAAGCGGGCGAAGTCGACTGGACCGCGCTGCAAGCGCACATTCTCCGCACAGCGGAAACTGGATTGATGCCCGCGGTCAATATGGACACCGGGTTCCTAAATCTGATCGACGAACCGACGAAGCTCCGCGTACTGGAAATCACACGAGAAGTCCTGCACGGCGCGCCGTTTTGCGCCGGAGCTTACTCCGCCGATGAGCCAGGCGCTGCGTGGTGCGCGGATGAATACCTGCGGCAAATGGAGCTGATTCAGCAACACGGCGGCATGCCGGTGATTTTTCAATCCTATGGACTCACCGGCCAAGCCCCGGCGGAGATCGTCGCCGCCTATGAACAACTCGCCGCCAGTTGCGACCGTTTTCTGGCCTTCGAACTGACCGAGGATCTGCTGCCGTTCGGGAAGACTTACGATCTCGAAACCTATGCGGCGCTGTTAAAAATTCCCCAATGCGTGGGAGCCAAGCATTCCTCGTTTCGCCGTGAACCGGAATGGCAACGCCTCAAATTGCGCGACGAATTACGGCCTGACTTCAAAGTCTACACCGGCAACGATCTGGCAATCGATATGGTGATGTACGGCAGCGATTACCTGCTGGGCTTAAGCACATTTGGCCCCGATTATTTCGCCCGCCGCGACGCCTATTGGTTGGCGGGAGACGCGCGGTTTTATGAACTCAACGATTGGCTGCAGTATCTGGGAATGTTTGCCTTCCGTGATCCCAGCCCCGCTTACAAGCATTCGGCGGCACAATTTTTGAAATTGCGAGGTTGGATCCCCTGCGATAACACTTGCCCCGGCAGCCCAACCCGCCCTGATTCGGACGTGCCCGTTTTGGCCGAGATCATGCAAAAACTCGATGCCCTGATTGCGTAA